A genomic window from Anas platyrhynchos isolate ZD024472 breed Pekin duck chromosome 13, IASCAAS_PekinDuck_T2T, whole genome shotgun sequence includes:
- the CISH gene encoding cytokine-inducible SH2-containing protein produces the protein MLFPWSRSDMILCVQGPHPLLAEEKIRRLSLRGIAVDLPEQIMQPLPVTAFQEESAPAFAAPVPDNNPPQTRDPEEDLLCIAKTFSYLRESGWYWGSITASEAKQHLQKMPEGTFLVRDSTHPSYLFTLSVKTNRGPTNVRIEYTDSKFRLDSNYLSKPRILAFPDVVSLIQHYVMSCTTESKSEAPYPPPSPLPPMQKEMAAAAVHLKLIRPLGRKDTIPSLQHLCRLRINKSTAAVDQLPLPRRMGDYLKQYPFQL, from the exons ATGCTTTTCCCTTGGTCCAGGAGTGACATGATCCTCTGTGTTCAGGG ACCTCATCCTTTGCTGGCGGAGGAGAAGATCAGGCGACTGTCACTCAGGGGCATTGCGGTGGATCTGCCGGAGCAGATCATGCAGCCTCTCCCAGTCACAGCCTTCCAGGAGGAGTCTGCGCCTGCCTTTGCAGCACCGGTTCCAGACAACAACCCACCTCAGACGCGAGACCCTGAAGAAGACCTTCTCTGCATCGCGAAAACCTTCTCCTACCTGCGGGAATCTG GTTGGTACTGGGGATCCATCACAGCCAGCGAGGCCAAGCAGCATCTCCAGAAGATGCCGGAGGGCACCTTCCTGGTGCGGGACAGCACCCACCCCAGCTACCTGTTCACACTCTCTGTCAAGACGAATCGAGGTCCCACCAACGTGCGCATCGAGTACACTGACAGCAAATTCCGGCTGGACTCCAACTACCTGTCCAAACCTCGTATCCTGGCCTTCCCAGACGTGGTCAGCCTCATCCAGCATTACGTCATGTCCTGCACAACGGAAAGCAAGAGCGAGGCTCCCTACCCGCCTCCGTCTCCTCTACCTCCCATGCAGAAagagatggcagcagcagcagtacaCTTGAAACTCATCCGGCCGCTGGGCCGCAAAGACAccatccccagcctgcagcacctgTGCCGGCTACGGATTAACAAGTCCACGGCCGCAGTGGACCAGCTCCCTCTGCCCAGGCGGATGGGGGACTATCTGAAGCAATACCCTTTCCAGCTCTGA